One Synechococcus sp. Nb3U1 genomic window, GCAACCGCTGGAGATCCACCGCGCTCACCCCATTGGCACGGGTATCGGGAGTATCCCAGTAGTTGGCAATGGTGTACTTGAGACGAGCCAATTCCGTGTCTTGATCCAACGCATCAGCCCCTTCAAAGTGCTTGGCCAAGGTGGCAAAAGCCGCCTCAGGATCTTTAATGGTTTCTACCAATCCCTTCACGTACCCGGCAACAAAGCCTCGCGCAATATCTGGATTTTCCCGCACATACTGCAAGCGGCTCATCACGATCGGGCCGTAAAGATTGAGGCCATAGTCGTTGAAGTAGAACACTTCCAATTCATCTTCGGAAATCCCCAGTTTTTGTAAGCTGGGCACCACCGAAGGACCAAAGCCCGAAATCGCTTGCACTTCACCACGGGCCAAGAGGGGTTCCCGCAGCGCTGGTTCACAGTTCACCCATTCCACCGACTCCGGATCTATACCGACGATACTGGCCAATACCGGCCAGAGACGACGAGCCCCATCCCCTGCCGGAGCCCCACACTTTACCCCCGCCAACTGCTTGGGATCCGTAATGCCATTTTTCTTGAGGGTGAAAATACCGCCGGGATGCCGGTTTGACTCGATCACCACCGCAATCAGGGGCACTTCGGGGTTCTTCTCGTTGAACTCCATCATCGAGTACATATCCCCCTTGGAGAAGGCATAGCGCCCTGCCGCCAGCTTGGAGAGCGCATCCGCGGATCCCGCCCCCCGCTCAATTGTCACATTCAAGCCATTTTCCTGGAAATAGCCCCGATCCATGGCTAGCGTAAAAGGAGAATCCGGCCCGGCAGGTAACCAACCATTGGTGATCAAAATATCTTTGTTTTGCCCCATCGCCCGCTGCATGCCTAGGGCAGCGAAGGGCAGGCTGAACATCAACGTTGAAGCCAAACGTCTGGATAGCTTACGTGTCATGGGGGTTGCTCCAGTTGAAGAAAATGAGGAAAAATCTTGCGGAAAATAGCCGAAAGCTTAAGCTGACTTAGAATCAGGAATGAACAGCTTTGTTTTAGTGATATTAGAGTCAAACATTCCAAGAGCTTCTGTATAGGCAGCAACCAATTCTTGGAATTTGGCATCTTTTTTTTCAGGCTTGACTGATTTGGTTCACACTTTGCTCGCAAGGGATCCCCGCTCGCTCTCTCGCAAAAGAGCCATCAGTTTACGACGCATCAGAATGCTGGGCTTATCGGAGAGCATGTGTTGCTCGGTTTCTATCCCCAAGGGACGATCCGCCGGGATGGTTTCTAGAATCGCCTGATCTTCGTCC contains:
- a CDS encoding ABC transporter substrate-binding protein; protein product: MTRKLSRRLASTLMFSLPFAALGMQRAMGQNKDILITNGWLPAGPDSPFTLAMDRGYFQENGLNVTIERGAGSADALSKLAAGRYAFSKGDMYSMMEFNEKNPEVPLIAVVIESNRHPGGIFTLKKNGITDPKQLAGVKCGAPAGDGARRLWPVLASIVGIDPESVEWVNCEPALREPLLARGEVQAISGFGPSVVPSLQKLGISEDELEVFYFNDYGLNLYGPIVMSRLQYVRENPDIARGFVAGYVKGLVETIKDPEAAFATLAKHFEGADALDQDTELARLKYTIANYWDTPDTRANGVSAVDLQRLQTSLAQVAEGYGLQRVPDASEILTTEFLPPKEARMFA